A region from the Agrobacterium cucumeris genome encodes:
- a CDS encoding bifunctional folylpolyglutamate synthase/dihydrofolate synthase: MASKTPERRTEDMTKPAISEAEKIIEELMQLHPKGFDLSLDRISRLLEKLGNPQKRMPPVIHVAGTNGKGSVTAFCRALLEAAGLSVHVHTSPHLVNWHERYRIGVPGDKGRYVEDEVFADALRRIEAANGGQMITVFEILTAAMFVLFAEQPADAAVVEVGLGGRFDATNVINNPAVSVIMPISLDHQAYLGDRVELIAAEKAGIMKPGSPVIIGHQEYDAALETLVATAERLGCPASVYGQDFSAHEEFGRMVYQDEYGLTDAPLPRLPGRHQLANAAAAIRAVKAAGFEVTERMIEKAMTSVEWPGRLQRIQTGKIAEMAPKDAEIWVDGGHNPGAGEVIAEAMAGFEEKTPRPLFIIAGMINTKDPVGYFKAFADIAEYVFTVPIGGTDAAIDPVVLAHAAFDAGLVAAPTSSLTEALDELSRRLDPEGPPPRILIGGSLYLAGNALALNGTVPQ; the protein is encoded by the coding sequence ATGGCAAGCAAAACGCCTGAAAGGCGAACAGAAGACATGACGAAGCCCGCGATTAGTGAGGCAGAGAAGATCATTGAAGAGCTGATGCAGCTCCACCCCAAGGGTTTTGATCTTTCACTCGACAGAATTTCCCGTCTTCTCGAAAAACTCGGCAATCCCCAGAAGAGGATGCCGCCCGTTATTCATGTGGCGGGCACCAACGGCAAGGGTTCGGTCACCGCCTTTTGTCGTGCTTTGCTGGAGGCCGCAGGCCTTTCCGTCCACGTCCATACCTCTCCGCATCTCGTAAACTGGCATGAACGCTATCGCATCGGCGTTCCCGGCGATAAGGGCCGGTATGTCGAGGACGAGGTCTTTGCGGATGCGCTTCGCCGTATTGAAGCTGCCAATGGCGGCCAGATGATAACGGTTTTCGAAATCCTGACCGCCGCGATGTTCGTGCTCTTTGCGGAACAGCCTGCCGATGCCGCCGTTGTCGAGGTTGGTCTCGGCGGGCGCTTTGATGCGACCAATGTAATCAACAATCCTGCCGTGTCGGTCATCATGCCGATCTCGCTGGACCACCAGGCCTATCTCGGCGACCGTGTGGAGCTGATCGCCGCCGAAAAGGCGGGCATCATGAAGCCCGGTTCCCCCGTTATCATCGGCCATCAGGAATATGATGCGGCTCTGGAAACTCTTGTTGCCACGGCCGAACGCCTGGGTTGCCCGGCATCGGTCTATGGTCAGGATTTTTCCGCCCATGAAGAATTCGGCCGCATGGTCTATCAGGATGAATATGGCCTGACCGATGCGCCGCTGCCGCGGCTTCCCGGCCGCCACCAGCTTGCTAATGCCGCCGCCGCGATCCGCGCCGTTAAGGCCGCCGGTTTCGAAGTGACGGAACGGATGATCGAAAAGGCCATGACCTCCGTAGAATGGCCCGGTCGTCTGCAACGCATTCAGACCGGCAAGATTGCCGAGATGGCTCCGAAGGATGCGGAAATCTGGGTCGATGGTGGTCACAACCCCGGCGCTGGCGAAGTGATTGCCGAGGCGATGGCCGGGTTTGAGGAAAAGACGCCCCGGCCGCTGTTCATCATCGCCGGCATGATCAATACCAAGGATCCCGTGGGCTATTTCAAGGCTTTCGCCGATATTGCCGAATATGTCTTCACCGTACCGATCGGTGGCACGGATGCGGCGATTGATCCTGTCGTGCTCGCCCATGCGGCCTTTGATGCCGGTCTGGTCGCGGCACCGACCTCATCGCTTACCGAGGCGCTGGACGAACTGTCCCGCCGCCTCGATCCGGAAGGACCACCGCCGCGCATCCTGATCGGCGGATCGCTTTATCTTGCCGGAAATGCCCTTGCATTGAACGGCACGGTCCCCCAATAA
- the trpA gene encoding tryptophan synthase subunit alpha produces the protein MTARMDKRFADLRVENRPALITYFMGGDPDFETSLGIMKALPEAGADIIELGMPFSDPMADGPAIQLAGQRALKGGQTLKTTLDLAREFRKGDDATPIVMMGYYNPIYIYGVDKFLEDALAAGVDGLIVVDLPPEMDDELCVPALERGVNFIRLATPTTDGKRLPAVLKNTSGFVYYVSMNGITGSALPDPSLISGAVGRIKAHTELPVCVGFGVKTADHAKAIGAVADGVVVGSAIVNQIAGSLTKDGKATADTVPAVTTLVKGLSTGVRASRLAVAE, from the coding sequence ATGACTGCACGTATGGACAAGCGCTTCGCCGATCTGCGCGTTGAAAATCGCCCGGCCCTGATCACCTATTTCATGGGTGGCGACCCGGATTTCGAAACCTCGCTCGGCATCATGAAGGCGCTGCCGGAAGCAGGTGCCGATATCATCGAACTCGGCATGCCGTTTTCTGATCCGATGGCGGACGGCCCGGCTATCCAGCTGGCCGGACAGCGGGCGCTGAAGGGTGGCCAGACGCTGAAAACCACGCTCGATCTCGCACGTGAGTTCCGCAAAGGTGACGATGCAACGCCGATCGTGATGATGGGATATTATAACCCGATCTATATTTACGGTGTCGACAAGTTTCTGGAAGATGCGCTGGCAGCTGGCGTCGACGGTCTGATCGTGGTCGATCTGCCGCCGGAAATGGATGATGAGCTTTGCGTTCCGGCTCTTGAGCGGGGTGTGAATTTCATCCGCCTCGCGACCCCGACGACGGATGGCAAGCGTCTGCCTGCCGTTCTTAAAAATACCTCAGGTTTCGTTTATTATGTCTCGATGAACGGTATTACCGGTTCCGCGCTGCCCGATCCCTCGTTGATCTCAGGCGCGGTCGGTCGTATCAAGGCGCATACGGAACTGCCGGTCTGTGTCGGTTTTGGTGTCAAGACGGCCGATCATGCGAAAGCAATCGGCGCCGTGGCGGATGGTGTGGTGGTCGGTTCGGCCATCGTCAACCAGATTGCCGGCAGCCTGACCAAGGACGGGAAGGCGACCGCAGATACCGTGCCAGCCGTTACGACGCTGGTAAAGGGACTTTCAACGGGCGTGCGTGCGTCGCGCCTTGCCGTTGCGGAATAA
- the trpB gene encoding tryptophan synthase subunit beta translates to MNDAPTPNSFRAGPDEDGRFGIYGGRFVAETLMPLILDLQAEWDKAKNDPEFQAQLKYLGAHYTGRPSPLYFAERLTAELGGAKIYFKREELNHTGSHKINNCLGQILLAKRMGKTRIIAETGAGQHGVASATVAARFGLPCVVYMGATDVARQAPNVFRMKLLGAEVKPVTAGHGTLKDAMNEALRDWVTNVDDTYYLIGTAAGPHPYPEMVRDFQAVIGEEAKVQMQEAEGRLPDLVVAAVGGGSNAIGIFHPFLDDENVRIVGVEAGGKGLSGDEHCASITAGSPGVLHGNRTYLLQDEDGQIKEGHSISAGLDYPGIGPEHSWLNDIGRVEYVPIMDHEALDAFQMLTRLEGIIPALEPSHALAEVIKRAPKMDKDEIILMNLSGRGDKDVHTVSKFLGMDV, encoded by the coding sequence GTGAACGACGCGCCAACACCCAATTCTTTCCGCGCTGGTCCCGATGAGGACGGCCGTTTTGGCATTTACGGAGGCCGCTTCGTTGCCGAAACGCTGATGCCGCTTATTCTGGATTTGCAGGCGGAGTGGGACAAGGCCAAGAACGATCCCGAATTTCAGGCGCAGCTGAAATATCTCGGCGCTCATTACACCGGTCGTCCGAGCCCGCTTTATTTCGCGGAGCGCCTGACGGCGGAACTCGGCGGCGCGAAGATTTATTTCAAGCGCGAAGAGCTGAACCACACCGGCTCGCACAAGATCAACAATTGCCTCGGCCAGATCCTGCTTGCCAAGCGCATGGGCAAGACCCGCATCATCGCCGAAACCGGTGCCGGCCAGCACGGGGTTGCCTCGGCCACCGTCGCCGCCCGCTTCGGCCTGCCTTGCGTGGTTTATATGGGCGCGACCGATGTTGCCCGTCAGGCCCCGAATGTTTTCCGCATGAAGCTTCTCGGTGCTGAAGTGAAGCCGGTAACGGCTGGCCACGGCACCCTGAAGGACGCCATGAACGAGGCGCTGCGCGACTGGGTCACCAATGTCGATGATACCTATTATCTGATCGGCACTGCTGCCGGCCCGCACCCCTATCCGGAAATGGTCCGTGATTTCCAGGCCGTCATCGGCGAGGAAGCCAAGGTGCAGATGCAGGAGGCGGAAGGCCGCCTGCCGGATCTTGTCGTGGCGGCTGTCGGCGGCGGCTCGAATGCTATCGGTATTTTCCACCCGTTCCTCGATGACGAGAACGTCCGCATCGTCGGCGTTGAAGCCGGTGGCAAGGGTCTTTCAGGCGACGAGCACTGTGCATCGATCACCGCCGGTTCGCCGGGTGTTCTGCACGGCAACCGCACCTATCTGCTGCAGGATGAGGACGGCCAGATCAAGGAAGGCCACTCCATTTCCGCCGGTCTGGATTATCCCGGCATCGGCCCTGAACATTCCTGGTTGAACGATATCGGCCGCGTCGAATATGTGCCGATCATGGACCATGAAGCGCTGGACGCCTTCCAGATGCTGACCCGCCTCGAAGGCATCATTCCGGCACTGGAGCCGAGCCACGCATTGGCCGAGGTCATCAAGCGCGCACCGAAGATGGACAAGGATGAGATCATCCTGATGAACCTTTCCGGTCGCGGCGACAAGGATGTCCACACCGTCAGCAAGTTCCTTGGAATGGATGTATAA
- the accD gene encoding acetyl-CoA carboxylase, carboxyltransferase subunit beta, which yields MNWITNYVRPRINSMLGRRPEVPENLWIKCPETGEMVFHKDLEDNKWVIPASGYHMKMPAKARLVDLFDGGVYEALPQPKVAQDPLKFRDSKKYTDRLRDSRTKTEQEDTILAGVGLLRGLKIVAVVHEFQFMGGSLGIAAGEAIVKAFERAISERCPLVMFPASGGARMQEGILSLMQLPRTTVAVNMLKEAGMPYIVVLTNPTTGGVTASYAMLGDVHIAEPGAEICFAGKRVIEQTIREKLPEGFQTSEYLLEHGMVDMVIDRREIPDTLANLLKIMTKAPADNANAVVPLAASA from the coding sequence TTGAACTGGATCACCAATTACGTTCGGCCCCGGATCAATTCCATGCTTGGCCGCCGTCCGGAGGTTCCGGAGAACCTGTGGATCAAATGCCCGGAAACGGGTGAGATGGTCTTCCATAAGGATCTCGAGGATAACAAGTGGGTTATCCCGGCCTCGGGCTATCACATGAAGATGCCGGCAAAGGCGCGTCTCGTCGATCTTTTCGATGGCGGTGTCTATGAGGCTCTGCCGCAGCCAAAGGTGGCGCAGGACCCATTGAAGTTCCGCGATTCCAAGAAATACACCGATCGCCTGCGTGACAGCCGCACGAAGACCGAGCAGGAAGACACGATCCTTGCTGGCGTCGGCCTCCTGAGAGGCCTGAAGATCGTTGCCGTCGTGCATGAATTCCAGTTCATGGGCGGCTCCTTGGGCATTGCCGCCGGCGAAGCCATCGTCAAGGCATTCGAGCGCGCCATTTCCGAGCGTTGCCCGCTCGTCATGTTCCCGGCCTCCGGCGGTGCCCGCATGCAGGAAGGCATTCTTTCGCTGATGCAGCTGCCGCGCACGACCGTTGCAGTGAACATGCTGAAAGAAGCCGGCATGCCCTATATCGTGGTTCTGACGAACCCGACGACCGGTGGCGTGACCGCTTCCTACGCTATGCTGGGCGATGTTCATATCGCCGAGCCGGGTGCGGAAATCTGCTTTGCCGGCAAGCGTGTGATCGAGCAGACCATTCGTGAAAAGTTGCCGGAAGGTTTCCAGACATCCGAGTATCTTCTGGAACACGGCATGGTGGACATGGTGATCGACCGTCGCGAAATCCCGGATACGCTGGCCAATCTGCTTAAGATCATGACCAAGGCGCCTGCTGACAACGCAAACGCTGTCGTACCGCTGGCCGCTTCGGCCTGA
- a CDS encoding phosphoribosylanthranilate isomerase produces MKPDIKICGLKTPEALERAVRRGASHVGFIFFEKSPRNIEPDIAGRLADDVRGAAKVVAVTVNADNDYLDEIVDLVKPDILQLHGSESPERLLNIKALYGLPVMKAISIRDAADLAKIDPYIGIADRFLLDAKAPAGSDLPGGNGVSFDWTILRSLDGSIDYMLSGGLNKDNVAEALAETRASGLDLSSGVESAPGVKDLAMIDAFFDVVNDWSKGPKGA; encoded by the coding sequence ATGAAACCGGATATCAAGATTTGCGGATTGAAGACACCGGAAGCGCTGGAGCGCGCCGTCAGGCGCGGCGCGTCCCATGTCGGTTTTATCTTCTTTGAAAAAAGCCCGCGCAACATCGAGCCCGATATCGCAGGCAGGCTCGCGGATGATGTCCGTGGCGCCGCCAAGGTTGTCGCCGTCACCGTCAATGCTGATAATGATTATCTCGATGAGATCGTCGATCTCGTAAAACCGGATATCCTGCAATTGCACGGTAGCGAAAGCCCGGAGCGACTGCTGAACATCAAGGCGTTGTATGGCCTGCCTGTCATGAAGGCCATTTCCATTCGTGATGCCGCTGATCTTGCCAAAATCGACCCTTATATCGGTATAGCCGACCGTTTCCTGCTGGATGCCAAGGCGCCCGCCGGTTCCGACCTGCCGGGCGGTAATGGTGTTTCCTTCGACTGGACCATCCTGCGCTCTCTTGACGGAAGTATTGATTACATGCTTTCCGGGGGGCTGAACAAGGACAATGTCGCGGAAGCCCTGGCGGAAACCAGGGCAAGCGGATTAGATTTATCGTCCGGCGTCGAAAGCGCACCGGGCGTCAAGGATCTGGCCATGATCGATGCATTTTTCGATGTGGTGAATGATTGGTCGAAAGGCCCAAAGGGAGCTTGA
- the trxA gene encoding thioredoxin, with protein sequence MATVKVDAANFQSEVLESSEPVVVDFWAEWCGPCKMIAPSLEEIASELAGKVKVAKLNIDENPELAAKFGVRSIPTLAMFKGGEVADIKVGAAPKTALSAWISGAA encoded by the coding sequence ATGGCTACCGTAAAAGTCGACGCCGCCAACTTCCAGTCCGAAGTCCTCGAATCCTCCGAACCCGTTGTGGTGGACTTCTGGGCCGAATGGTGTGGCCCGTGCAAGATGATCGCGCCGAGCCTTGAAGAAATCGCGTCTGAGCTTGCCGGCAAGGTCAAGGTCGCGAAACTCAACATCGACGAAAACCCGGAACTGGCCGCCAAGTTCGGCGTTCGCTCGATCCCGACGCTCGCCATGTTCAAGGGCGGCGAAGTGGCCGATATCAAGGTAGGTGCTGCACCCAAGACAGCGCTTTCCGCCTGGATTTCCGGCGCCGCATAA
- a CDS encoding M48 family metallopeptidase, which produces MFSLFGKSVKSPAAKKTAPSQRTVAVAGRQVPITVRENPRATRITLRIEPGGRALKLTIPMGLHHGQVDDFLERHQGWLEGKLLKFSPDDGLHPGAAIDIRGIPHRIEHTGSLRGLTHVAEDADGAAILKVSGAPEHLRRRIATFLKKEAKADLERLVAVHATAAGRPVRSISMKDTRSRWGSCSHDGNLSFSWRIVMAPEKVIDYLAAHEVAHLREMNHGPKFWALCEKLCPHTEEAKGWLKRHGSKLHAIDFD; this is translated from the coding sequence ATGTTTTCGCTCTTCGGAAAATCCGTGAAATCGCCGGCAGCCAAAAAGACCGCACCCAGCCAGCGCACTGTCGCCGTGGCGGGCAGACAGGTGCCGATCACGGTAAGGGAAAACCCACGTGCCACCCGCATTACCCTGCGTATTGAACCCGGTGGCCGGGCGCTGAAGCTGACGATCCCGATGGGACTCCACCACGGCCAGGTTGATGATTTTCTCGAAAGGCATCAAGGCTGGCTGGAAGGCAAGCTTCTGAAATTCAGCCCCGATGACGGTCTGCATCCCGGCGCGGCCATCGATATTCGCGGCATACCCCATCGCATAGAGCACACCGGTAGCCTGCGCGGCCTGACCCATGTTGCTGAAGACGCAGACGGCGCGGCCATTCTGAAAGTCAGCGGTGCGCCGGAACATCTGAGACGGCGGATCGCAACTTTCCTGAAAAAAGAAGCGAAGGCTGATCTGGAAAGGCTGGTTGCGGTCCATGCGACCGCGGCGGGCCGGCCGGTGCGGTCGATCAGCATGAAGGATACCCGCAGTCGCTGGGGCTCGTGCTCTCATGATGGAAATCTGAGTTTCTCCTGGCGCATCGTCATGGCCCCGGAAAAGGTCATCGATTATCTCGCCGCCCACGAGGTCGCTCATCTCAGGGAAATGAACCACGGCCCGAAATTCTGGGCTCTATGTGAAAAGCTTTGCCCGCACACAGAAGAAGCCAAGGGCTGGCTGAAGCGCCACGGCTCTAAACTGCACGCCATCGATTTCGATTGA
- the addA gene encoding double-strand break repair helicase AddA: MTIDPVDHGPAADTPESWIDWTSARQRLASDPASSAWVSANAGSGKTHVLTQRVIRLLLAGCRPSAILCLTYTKAAASEMSSRVFDRLAEWATLPDSDLRDRITVIEGKVPDRIKLAEARRLFAKALETPGGLKIQTIHAFCEALLHQFPLEANVAGHFSVLDDRAATTLLAEARRSLLTAVSTGGDTELAQSLAYVLDLADESGLESLLSAIIANRSALRAFLLEAKQSGGIDTRLRQAMQIDHEETEETAAAAFWPLPGLSGLALDTYLTLADEVGGSRVIDVAYALREAKRQTDPVRRMEFIEAALLTAKGEKKSDAYVINKGMQKSAPDLVDALTLARDHVVACRNRYRLVRMLAATKCALVLAERLIGDFEDLKKQRSQLDFEDLIERAANLLNRDTAGAWVHYKLDQGIDHILVDEAQDTSPVQWSIIQSLAADFFTGESARMGRRTLFAVGDEKQSIYSFQGARPERFSQERDETKRRVDQVEQAFHRIRLPLSFRSTEDVLAAVDQVFSIPQNASGLSADNEPVEHRSNRAGHPGTVEVWDMVAPETADDQEDWTAPFDALRESAPATIVARRIAARIADMIGSETIIEKGVERAVEAGDILVLVRKRHAFVNALTRELKRRKNIPVAGADRLRLTDHIAVQDLLALGRFVVLPEDDLSLAALLKSPLFNLTEDDVFEITATRSETESVWQRLQVLSREENSHLSVVTGKLQSFITLSRTATVHDFFAAVLTLHDGRKKFLGRLGNEASDVLDEFLSFALDHERTGLPGLQAFLSVLETDSPEVKREQDKDRGEVRIMTVHASKGLEAPVVFVVDGGSKAFNHSHVPKLRFIEAEGDAVPVWLPGSGFSNHLIRLDEERLKTAAEDEYRRLLYVAMTRAADHLVICGYRGQKENPECWHAIVKAALADNQDHCQPQQFAADGEEWQGLVWRKSEARSTPAPQRVPEPQQDEDYALPAGLLAPLPALPSLPRPLSPSGAGTIIDDGADDLAVRSPLFGEKADASSLALQRGRLVHRMLQALPDFAESEREAAARRYAERAARFWPPAEREYLIQAVLRVLSEPAVQPAFSANSRAEISIMGTMTIGRQQYAVSGRIDRLAVDGDRVILVDYKTNRVPPREAREIPYSHVAQLAIYREILASLYPGKEFVCALIYTENASFVTVGDDAMREALAAIKTK; this comes from the coding sequence ATGACGATTGATCCTGTCGATCACGGCCCCGCCGCCGATACACCCGAAAGCTGGATCGACTGGACCAGCGCCCGGCAGCGGCTTGCCTCCGATCCGGCAAGTTCCGCATGGGTGTCGGCCAATGCCGGCTCCGGCAAGACACATGTGTTGACGCAGCGCGTCATCCGTCTGCTTCTGGCCGGATGCCGCCCGTCGGCGATCCTGTGCCTCACCTATACCAAGGCTGCCGCGTCTGAAATGTCGAGCCGTGTCTTCGACCGGCTGGCGGAATGGGCAACTTTGCCGGATTCCGATCTCAGGGATCGCATCACAGTCATTGAAGGCAAAGTGCCAGATCGCATAAAGCTTGCCGAAGCGCGGCGGCTGTTCGCCAAGGCACTGGAAACGCCGGGCGGGCTGAAAATTCAGACCATCCACGCATTCTGCGAGGCCCTGCTGCATCAGTTTCCGCTGGAAGCCAATGTCGCCGGCCATTTCTCGGTTCTCGATGACCGCGCAGCCACTACCCTGCTGGCCGAGGCCCGCCGCTCTCTTCTGACGGCGGTTTCGACAGGAGGCGACACGGAACTGGCGCAGTCGCTTGCCTATGTGCTTGATCTCGCCGACGAAAGCGGACTGGAATCGCTGCTTTCCGCCATTATCGCCAATCGCAGCGCCCTTCGCGCCTTTCTGCTCGAGGCAAAACAATCCGGCGGCATCGATACCCGTTTGCGGCAGGCTATGCAGATCGATCATGAGGAAACCGAGGAAACGGCGGCGGCGGCCTTCTGGCCCCTGCCCGGTCTTTCCGGCCTTGCGCTCGACACCTATCTGACGCTTGCCGATGAGGTGGGCGGATCGCGCGTCATCGATGTCGCTTATGCGCTAAGGGAAGCGAAACGGCAGACGGACCCGGTGCGGCGGATGGAGTTCATCGAAGCAGCACTGCTGACGGCCAAGGGCGAGAAGAAATCGGATGCCTATGTCATCAACAAGGGCATGCAGAAATCCGCCCCCGATCTTGTGGACGCGCTAACACTGGCGCGGGATCATGTCGTTGCCTGCCGCAACCGATATCGTCTGGTGCGGATGCTGGCGGCGACGAAATGCGCGCTTGTTCTGGCCGAGAGGCTGATCGGTGATTTCGAGGATCTGAAAAAGCAGCGTAGCCAGCTCGATTTCGAAGATCTGATCGAACGCGCCGCCAATCTCCTCAACCGCGATACCGCGGGTGCCTGGGTGCATTACAAGCTGGATCAGGGCATCGACCATATTCTCGTCGACGAGGCGCAGGACACAAGCCCCGTACAATGGTCGATCATCCAGTCGCTGGCGGCGGATTTCTTCACCGGCGAAAGCGCCCGCATGGGGCGGCGCACGCTGTTTGCCGTGGGTGATGAAAAACAGTCGATCTACTCCTTTCAGGGCGCGCGGCCGGAACGGTTCTCGCAGGAGCGCGATGAGACCAAAAGGCGCGTCGATCAGGTGGAGCAGGCTTTTCACCGCATCCGCCTGCCGCTCTCTTTCCGTTCGACGGAGGACGTGCTGGCCGCTGTCGATCAGGTCTTCTCGATCCCACAAAATGCCAGCGGCCTCAGTGCCGATAACGAGCCCGTCGAACACCGCTCCAACCGCGCAGGACACCCTGGCACCGTGGAAGTGTGGGACATGGTGGCGCCGGAAACTGCCGATGACCAAGAAGACTGGACGGCGCCTTTCGATGCCTTGAGGGAAAGCGCACCCGCTACCATCGTCGCCCGCCGTATCGCTGCGCGGATCGCCGACATGATCGGAAGCGAAACTATTATTGAGAAGGGCGTGGAACGCGCCGTCGAAGCAGGCGACATTCTGGTGCTGGTGAGAAAACGCCATGCCTTCGTTAATGCGCTGACGCGGGAGTTGAAACGACGTAAAAACATTCCTGTCGCTGGCGCCGACCGTCTTCGCCTGACCGACCACATTGCCGTGCAGGATCTTCTGGCGCTTGGCCGTTTCGTGGTGCTGCCGGAGGATGATCTTTCGCTTGCCGCACTGTTAAAGAGCCCGCTCTTTAACCTGACCGAAGATGATGTCTTCGAGATCACCGCGACGCGATCCGAGACGGAGAGCGTATGGCAGCGGCTGCAGGTGCTTTCGCGGGAAGAGAACAGCCACCTTTCCGTCGTTACCGGAAAACTGCAAAGCTTCATCACGCTTTCAAGAACGGCCACCGTACATGATTTCTTCGCGGCGGTTCTGACACTGCATGATGGGCGCAAAAAATTCCTCGGGCGGCTTGGCAACGAGGCAAGCGACGTACTGGACGAGTTCCTGTCGTTTGCGCTGGACCATGAAAGAACCGGCCTGCCCGGCCTGCAAGCTTTCCTGTCCGTTCTGGAGACCGATTCGCCTGAAGTGAAGCGTGAGCAGGACAAGGACCGTGGCGAAGTGCGGATCATGACCGTGCATGCCTCCAAGGGGCTGGAAGCACCAGTCGTTTTTGTCGTCGATGGCGGTTCGAAAGCCTTCAACCACAGCCATGTGCCGAAGCTGCGCTTCATCGAAGCGGAAGGGGACGCCGTCCCGGTCTGGCTGCCCGGCAGCGGCTTTTCCAATCATCTCATTCGCTTGGATGAGGAACGCCTGAAGACGGCCGCCGAAGACGAATATCGCCGGCTGCTGTATGTGGCGATGACCCGTGCCGCCGATCATCTGGTTATCTGTGGTTATCGCGGCCAAAAAGAAAATCCCGAATGCTGGCACGCCATCGTCAAGGCAGCGCTTGCGGATAATCAGGATCACTGCCAGCCGCAGCAGTTCGCAGCCGATGGCGAAGAATGGCAGGGGCTTGTCTGGCGCAAGTCCGAAGCTCGCTCGACACCTGCGCCGCAGAGGGTGCCAGAACCGCAGCAAGATGAAGACTACGCCCTTCCGGCGGGACTTCTTGCCCCCTTGCCGGCCCTGCCTTCGCTACCGAGACCGCTCAGCCCTTCCGGTGCGGGCACCATCATCGATGACGGCGCGGACGATCTGGCCGTGCGTTCACCGCTATTTGGCGAAAAAGCCGATGCCTCCTCTCTGGCGTTGCAACGCGGCCGACTGGTGCATCGCATGCTGCAGGCCCTGCCGGATTTCGCCGAGAGCGAACGGGAAGCGGCGGCCCGGCGTTATGCGGAACGGGCGGCGCGTTTCTGGCCTCCTGCCGAGCGCGAATATTTGATACAGGCGGTTTTGCGGGTTCTGTCCGAACCGGCGGTGCAACCGGCCTTTTCCGCCAACAGCCGCGCGGAAATATCCATCATGGGCACGATGACGATTGGCCGGCAGCAATATGCCGTGTCCGGCCGTATCGACCGGCTGGCGGTGGATGGCGACCGCGTCATTCTGGTGGATTACAAAACGAACCGTGTTCCTCCACGTGAAGCCCGTGAGATCCCCTACTCCCACGTGGCCCAGCTTGCCATCTATCGGGAAATTCTGGCGTCGCTTTATCCCGGCAAGGAATTTGTCTGCGCGCTGATCTATACGGAAAATGCCAGTTTTGTGACGGTTGGCGATGATGCGATGAGAGAGGCTCTTGCCGCAATAAAGACAAAGTGA